The sequence ATGTATAAGGGAATTGGCGTACTTGAAGGCACAGTAAAGTTAACCCCTCTTGATTGAATATATATATATATACCTGCATAAACAATGGTACCCAACACCAACATAAGTCCTATGGCATAAGTGATTACATTAGAAACAGTAGTTCTTTTAAAAGCTGTTGAAACAAAAATCCCTACACTACCAACAAAAATAACCGTCACTAAGTAATACCCTAACAAACCAAATAGCTGTGGTATACTTATACCTCCAAAAATAAACATTAAAGCAAGAACAGGTGTACTAGCCACTACTAAAAGAGTAATAGTACTTATAGAAGAAAGTAGTTTACCAATTAAAATAGAGCTAGATCTTAAAGGTGTTGACATTAAAATCTCTAAAGTTTGACGCTCTCTTTCTCCTGAAATAGCTCCTGCTGTTAATGCAGGGGCAACAAATAATATCAAACCAAATTGTAAACTTGCTAAAACTACATATAACATTGTAAATTCTTGAAGATTAGATGAATAAGCTAAGTTTTCTAAAATCTGGTAAAAGATAAACAACCCAATGGCTGCTATAACACCTGTATAAACAAGTATCATCATTGCAAACTTCCAACTTCTGGTTGTAAGCTTAAGCTCTTTTCTAAATACTGGGTTAATCATTTATTTCGCCCCCTTTTCTACTTCATTATCTGTTATTTGAATAAATAGAG comes from Natranaerovirga pectinivora and encodes:
- a CDS encoding ABC transporter permease, giving the protein MINPVFRKELKLTTRSWKFAMMILVYTGVIAAIGLFIFYQILENLAYSSNLQEFTMLYVVLASLQFGLILFVAPALTAGAISGERERQTLEILMSTPLRSSSILIGKLLSSISTITLLVVASTPVLALMFIFGGISIPQLFGLLGYYLVTVIFVGSVGIFVSTAFKRTTVSNVITYAIGLMLVLGTIVYAGIYIYIQSRGVNFTVPSSTPIPLYILYANPLMGFVGLIMDQLGFVGRGSPLDIFFNTTINPRDVWIANVIIELVISGVLLWVASRRLNPKMSKFVGGVRAKKRKKKNVEIE